The segment TGTTTTTTTTGATAGGATTGTTTCATCAACACTTGTTCTTCTAGGAGTTGAATATTATTTTTTATTCAGATAATACTAATGAGTTTTATTTGATTTTTAAATTATAGGGATACTAATATGATAAAGACATATCGGTGTCATCGTATCATCATGTCGGTGTCATGATGATACGATGACACCGACATGATATTCTCATACACCTATGTGTTTACACTGTTTTAGCAGCAAGATTTACTCTAAAATACAAAGAGGATAGCAAGATTCAATATCTTACTATCCTCTTTATTTATGAATTTTAAATCAATAAAATTATTTAGTAATTTTTTCAAAGCTAAAGTTATATATACCTGATTTTGTTGGCTCAGTTGGAGTCGAATCTTCTTTTGCTTCTGGTTCGGCAGGAGTGACTTTTTCTGCTTTATAAGATAATTTGAATGTGATTTTTTCAGTATTTTCACTTTTAGCATAAAGACCTAACTCTTCATTATCATCTAGTGCAATTTTAATAATCACACCATTTTCCAAAGGTATTTCAATATCTTCAGTGTCAACATCAAATTTAATTTGTTGTTCCTCTTCTAATATTTCTTTCGTTTCAAAAGAAAAGTTCTTTTCTAAATTACCTATTTCTTCAAGAACAGCATCAGCTTCTTCTGCTGTTTCATATAAACTATATATGATATCTTTAATTGGGAAATTGTTAAATTTTAGTTCTTTATCTTTTGTAACAACGAGTGTTAGATCTTTAGCTGGTTGTTCAGATTCGTCAGCTCGTGGAGTTAGAACCGTTACAGATCCGTTATAAGTACCTGGCATACCCATTAATTCTTCAATACCCGGAGCTACTGGATCATCATCGTCATCAGAGCATGATGCAAATCCTACACTTAAACAAAGTACAGCTACAGCAAATAGAGTTTTATGAAAATTTTTTAAAGATTTCATTTTTGTAATTTTTATGGTTTAAGAAAATTTTTGTGAGCTGAATTCAGTTCTGTATTTTAAATCGATTTCAATAGTAAAATGCATTCGGATGATAATTACTGCATCTAAATAAGAAAAAAAATATAAAAAATATAATGTATAAGTCTGTAATATATCTTGTTTCTATTTTAATACGTTGATTATTAGTTGTATATGTATTGTTGGTATCTTTAAAATAGTTGATGTGAAAAAAGATTAATCAATTATTATTCACACTGATGAATAATAATTGACTGTGAGGATCTGGAATAAAAAAAGGGATATTCCATGGAATATCCCTTTTACATATCTATATAATGAATAAATTCTTATAAGTGTGTAGCAACGTCTACTGCAACAGCAACAGTACATCCTACCATTGGGTTGTTACCCATACCTAAGAATCCCATCATTTCTACGTGAGCAGGTACAGAAGAAGAACCAGCAAACTGAGCATCAGAGTGCATACGTCCCATAGTATCTGTCATACCGTATGATGCAGGACCTGCAGCCATGTTGTCTGGGTGAAGAGTACGGCCAGTACCACCACCAGAAGCTACAGAGAAGTATTTCTTACCTAACTCCATACATTCTTTTTTGTATGTTCCAGCAACAGGGTGTTGGAAACGAGTTGGGTTAGTTGAGTTACCTGTAATAGAAACGTCAACACCTTCGTGATGCATAATAGCTACACCTTCTCTTACATCGTCAGCACCGAAGCATCTAACTTTTGCACGAGCGCCGTTAGAGTATGCGATTTCTTTAACTACTGTAAGTTCTGAAGTATAGTAATTAAATTCAGTTTCAACATAAGTGAAGCCATTAATACGAGAGATGATTTGAGCTGCATCTTTACCAAGACCGTTAAGAATACAACGAAGTGGTTCTTTACGTACTTTGTCTGCTTTTGCAGCAATTTTAATTGCACCTTCAGCTGCTGCGAATGATTCGTGACCAGCTAAGAATGCAAAACATTTAGTTTCTTCGCGAAGAAGACGAGCTGCTAGGTTACCATGACCGATACCTACTTTACGATCTTCTGCAACAGATCCAGGGATACAGAATGCTTGAAGACCAATACCAATAGCTTCAGCAACTTCTGCAGCATCTTTGCAACCTTTTTTGATTGCTATAGCAGCACCTACTACGTATGCCCATTTAGCATTTTCAAAGCAGATAGGTTGAGTTTCTTCACAAGTTTTGTATGGATCGATACCAATACCAGCACAAATAGCTTTAGCTTCTTCGATATCTTTAATTCCGTTAGCGTTTAACGCTGCGTTTATTTTTTCGATACGACGATCGTAACTTTCAAATAATGCCATAATTGTTTTCCTCCTTAATTGATTAGTCTTGACGTGGGTCGATGAATTTAACTGCACCAGTTTCTTCAGTGAAGCGACCGTATGTACCGGTAACTTTTTTCAAAGCTTCGTTAGCATCTGTGCCTTTTCTAATCTCATCCATGAATTTGCCCATGTGTACAAATTCGTATCCGCAGATTTCATCATTTTCATCTAATGCGATAGTCTTGATGTAGCCTTCAGCCATTTCAAGGTAACGAGGACCTTTAGCTAATGTACCATATAAAGTACCAACTTGGCTACGTAGACCTTTACCTAAGTCTTCTAGACCTGCACCAATTGTTAGACCGCCTTCAGAGAATGCTGATTGGGTACGACCATAAACAATTTGTAGGAAAAGTTCACGCATTGCAGTATTGATAGCATCACAAACTAAGTCTGTGTTTAATGCTTCAAGAATAGTTTTTCCAGGAAGGATTTCTGAAGCCATAGCTGCAGAGTGAGTCATACCAGAGCAACCTATTGTTTCAATAAGTGCTTCTTGAATGATTCCCTCTTTAACATTTAATGTAAGTTTACATGCACCTTGTTGAGGAGCACACCAACCCACACCGTGAGTTAAACCTGAAATGTCAACAATTTCTTTTGATTTTACCCATTTACCTTCTTCAGGAATTGGAGCTGGTCCGTGGTTTGGACCTTGTTTTACAACACACATGTGTTCCACTTCGTGTGAATAAGTCATAATTAACTCTATTTATAATTATATATTAAAAATATGTAGCCTGTTTTAATATGTCGTTTTGAATGGAACACAAAGGTAGTTGTTTTATTTTTCAATACAAATTGAGAAAAGATACTTTTTTGAAACGTTAAACCTTCAAGCCTATAAGACTTTAATATTGTAATATAGAGTTGCCAATTATGGCTTGTTAGCATATTAATTTACACTCTTTTTATTTGAAAATAGGAGACAATGACTTGAAAAACATTTATCTTTGCTACAAAATAGAAATAAATATGGTTGAAATAAAAGAGAAGGATATTCAGAAAGCTGCAGCTGAGGGTATGGATAGCTTTTTGAGAATTTTTACGGATAGCTATAAAGCTGCTCTTTTAGGAGAATTAACCTCTGATAAAATGGGTGCTTTAAATGGAGATCAGCATACCTTATTGGCTTATCATTACTTTTTAGATGAGGTTATGGTTGGAGGATTTTGTCAGCTGATTCAAAATGGATATGGACCTTATATCTTTGAGAATCCTTTTGCTAAAGCAATGCGTCTTTGGGGATTGAAAGATTTTTCAAAGTTAATATATAGGGCTAAAGAAATTTATGACGTTCATAAAGTAGATTTGGTAAAAGAAAGAACTGAAGAAGAATTTATGGCGATGTATGAAGAATATGAAGCTTTTGATGAAATAGAAGAAACGTTTTTTGAAGAGGAAGAATTAATTACTACACTCATAGCGAGCTATGTAGATGATCATATTGAAGATTTTGCAACTATAGTTAAAGAATAGATGCAGTATTTAAGTTCTCTTATCATTTAATAATTATAGAACCTTGAAAAAGGGGAAGTAAGTATTAAAAATATAATTGAATTTAAATATCGTGTATCATGAAAAAAACTAGTATTCTTCTTACTCTAGCACTTAGCTTCTTATTAATATTTACAACGTCTTGCTTTGATTCCAATAGTGGTGGGACAAGTATAGATGGGGGTGAATTTATGACAATAGTCAACAATGGCCTTTATGTTGAAGACTTGTTAGGAGATAGCGGTAATAGGTATTCTGCTATTAACTCGGAAGTGCTTCAATTAAAAAATGAAGCTGGAGAAACAGTTATTCCAGAAAGAGCTATCATTTATTTTTCTTATGTGGATGAAGTGCAAAAGACTAGAAAAACAACTCAAATTAAAATTGAGCAATTTCAGTTGATCCCTGTATTGGATTTTAATTTAAAGTCAGATACATTGGATCTAAATGAAGGTGATTTTACTCCTTTTGCAGATGTAGTAAAACCATGGGGTATTCATAATTATATCACTGTTGGTGTAAGTTTCTACTATGATAATATTAACGCTCCTGTTATGAAGGATTTTTCGTTATTCATTGAAGAAGCTAAAGATAATACCTTAGATTTGCGTCTTGTAGATACTAGAAAAGAGGTAAATGGAAGTATTGGTTCTAATCAGTTATCTATGAACCTTAGTTATCGAGTACCCAGAGAGTATCTTATGACTAAATATCCTGATTTAGACTTGTCAGACTCTATCAGTGTAAAAATTAAAACAAATAAACTTGGCGAAGGAGACAAGGATTTGCCAGAGTTTAAGATAAAAATAGATTAATTTTGGACTATAAGAATTTATTTAAACGTATTCTATTATTATTAACCAAACCTATTCAGGCTTGGAAAGAAATTAAAAGTGAGGGTAAACAAGAGGTGTTGACATCTTTTGTTTACCCTTTGCTTGCTATATCTAGTTTATCCGTATTTCTGGGTAGGCTATTTAGTAGTGATGCTGAGAAAGCATATGGAGTGTTTCAAGATGCTTTAACTTATTGTTGTACCATCATTATCGCTTTATTTGGTGGAGTATATTTGTCGTGCTTTATAGTAGAAAAAATACTTTCAAATGCATTCTCTATTGAAGTAGATAGAACGATTAGTTTAAAACTAATTGGTTATAGCTTTGTTTTAATATTTTTACAGACTATAATAGTAGGAGTTCTTCCTGAATTAAGGTTGATAGCTTATATGATGCAATTTTATGCCGTGTATATTTTATGGGAGGGAATACCTTTATATATCAAGCATAAAGAAGAACTAAGGTTGAAAATCACATTGATCTTTTTCTTTTCAATTTTCTTTGCTCCTATTCTAATCCAATTGGTGTTTGGAAAGTTGATGAACTTTATGAATTAAGAATAGAATAAATCGAATGAAACAAAGTAATATAAATATAAAGAACAGGAGAGCTACTTTTGATTATGAAGTACTCGATACATATACCGCAGGGATCGTACTGACTGGAACAGAGATAAAGTCTATTCGTAATGGTAAAGCTAGTCTTGTTGATACTTTCTGTGTTTTTTACGAAGATGAACTGTGGGTTAAAAATATGCATGTAACTGAATACTTTTATGGTTCATTTAATAACCATCAGGTGCGTAGAGACAGAAAGCTCTTGTTAAATAAGAAAGAGCTTGAAAAACTGCAACGAGGAACAAAAGAAACTGGTAATACTATCGTGCCACTTCGCCTTTTTATCAATGAAAAAGGATTAGCCAAATTGGTCATTGCATTAGCTCGTGGTAAAAAGCAATATGATAAACGAGAGTCTTTGAAAGAAAAGGATGCCCGCAGAGAGATAGATAGAATGTTTAAGCAATAGAGCACCATAGATTATGAATCAAATAATTCAGAGACTCAAAAAAAGTGTCATTGATTCTCTTCCAAGATCGTATAAAACATGTGTTTGGTTATTGAAGATTATGTTGCCTATTTCTCTTGGCGTACGTATTCTTGATTATTATGGATTCATTGAATATCTATCTACCTATTTACATCCATTATTCAATTTAATAGGGCTACCTGGTAGCCTTGCTATCATTTTTGTCACTAGTATTTTTGTTCCTCTGTACGGCTCAATTGCTGTGATGGCTTCTTTGAGTATGACACTTCGGGAAGCTACAATTATATCTATCATGTGCTTAATCGCACATAACCTTTTTGTAGAATGCGCTGTAACCAAGAAAACAGGGTCTTCTTTTTCTTGGATGATGACATTACGTATCTCAATGGCTTTTGTAGTAGCTTATGTTTTGAATAAAGTACTTCCTGTGAATGATGCACCTTTTTTACTTTCTCAGCATGTAGAAGAGTATTTAAGTTTAACTGATGTTTTTAGCAGTTGGTTTTATTCATCCATTCAGCTTACTATTATTCTAGTAACAATCGTTACAGCTCTAATGATATTACAGAGAATTTTAATCGAGTTTAATTGGATAGAAAGAATCAGTAAACCTTTAGTTCCATTGATGCGTATTTTTGGACTATCAGATAATGCACCATTCCTATGGATTGTAGGTAATGTCGTAGGTTTAGCATATGGTGGAGCTGTTATGGTCGAGATGATTGAAGATGGTAAGGTGACAAAAAAAGAAGCTGACATGGTGAATCATCACATGGCAATATCTCATTCTCTTCTTGAGGATACTGTGTTGTTTGTGGCTTTAGGAATCAATATATGGGTTATAATCATAACAAGAGTGAGCTTCGCTATTATAGTAGTTTGGAGTAAACGATTATTTGATATTCTAAGAAAAGGGAAACTGAATAAAAGCTAGATGGGTACTTTCTGTTTGTATATCTCATACCGTGCTGTAATATCTCTAACAAAATTATAAGTTTCTATTCCACGAAAATATCCATATTTACAAACAGGGTCCGAAAAATATTCTCTATTACTTTTCAATAATATATAGTTTTCTACATTATCAAACCATACATATTTATTTTTCTCATACTTTTCAGCAAGGGCCATAGCGTCGAATACGTGTCCCATACCTGCATTGTACGAAGCTAGAACAAACTTTATTCGCTCGCTTTTGTCTTTAATTTGTATGAACGACTGTTCTGTGAGTCCAATATATTTTACAGCTCCTTTTATATTTTCATTGACGTCCATTTCTTTCCCTGCCGGTATGCCCATCGCTCTCGCTGTTCGTGGCATTAATTGCATGAGTCCTACTGCTCCTGCCCATGATACAACAGATTTATTAAAGTTAGATTCAGTATAAGCTAAAGAAGCTAGTAATCTCCAATCCCAATCTATACTTTGAGCATGAACTTTAAAATATTGATCGTAGGGAGAAATAATGCCTTTTTCTATTGACTGTATAGGTGAGTGAATGTAACTGTTTTTACTGATTTCAAAATATCTTTTGAGACTCGCTTTGTATTGTGGTGATTGATTGTTGTTTTGATACCAATTGTCTATAGCCTCTTTGAGCTTAGGTGTGTTCTTATTTATTGCCCAAGATGATTTTTGATCAAAACTTATAGATAACTTTATATTTAAGTTGGGATAATAGGTTTTGTTTAATTGTGCTATGGAGTTATCTGCAACAGTGTATTCTATCTTGCCTTCTGCAACTTGAGTTATGAGATCTTCCAACGTGATTGAATCTGTATCTATCTTATGAATAATTAAACCACCACCTAGCTCTTCATTTAGGTTTAGCAATCTATCATAATATTTACCTGGCTGTACATAAATTTCTTTACCTATAAGTTCTGTAACGTCTTTGATAGGTTCTTTCCCTTTTATGTTTTGTTGAATTAATACTTGGTGTGTCTGAACCTCTACCCCACAGTATTCAAGACTGTCTTTTAGGCTTTTAGTAATAGGTAGGTTGTAGGCAATTAAATCAGCCTCTCCCTTTAAAAGCTTTTCAGTTAATTCCGATTCACTATTTGCAACAAGTACCTTTAGGTTTACTCCAAGGGAATTTGCAAATTGCTTACTTAACTCATATTGTAATCCCATATTTTGTCCTCGATATTTAAAATAATCGACAGAGCTATACATCGTTAAAATTTTGAGCTCTCCTTTTTCAATAATATCTGGAAGGTCCAATATCTCTATATCATTCCCCTCGCTAGGTTTGGTTGAGGTTTTGCATGAGGATAAAAAAAATAAGGATAGTATAATAAAAGATAAGGTATAGGTTAAGCGCATATAGTTTGATTTTTACTCTTCAGGCCATGTAAGGTGTTTGGTAATAAACATAGTAAGAATATCTACAGCTATTTGATTACTTCCTCCTTCAGGAACGATTAAGTCGGCATAGCGTTTACAAGGTTCTATAAATTGTAAGTGCATTGGTTTTAATACTTTAGTATATCTTTCCATCACTGCCTCAGCTGTTCTACCTCTTTCAATTACATCTCTTTGGATAACACGAATTAATCTTTCGTCAGGGTCTGCATCAACAAAAACTCTTAAATCCATCATGTCCCTTAATTTTTTATTACTTAAGGCAAGAATTCCTTCAATAATTACTACATTACGGGGCTCAATATGAATCGTTTCTGCTTGGCGAGTACAAGTAAGATAAGAGTAAGTAGGCTGCTCTATGGCTTTACCTTCTTTGAGTATACCAACATGTTTTGCTAAAAGAGACCACTCGAATGCATCAGGATGATCAAAGTTTATGTTCTGTCTTTCAGAAACAGGTACATGACTACTATCTTTATAGTATGAATCTAGGGGTAATAGAACAACTTCACCCGCAGGTAAACTCTCGATTATTTTTCTGACGACAGTTGTTTTACCTGAACCCGTGCCGCCTGCTATTCCTATTATTAACATTTGATAAGTCTTGTATTTAGAAACAAATAAAGTACATTTGTGTTTATTAGAGCAGTTTTCGGGAAACAAATATAATCACATTTAATTAATATATCAACGTTATGGTAAAACACATTGTTTTGTTTAAATTGAAAGAGGATGCTCCTCTTAATGAAAAAAAAGAAGTAATGAATCAATTCAAAAAAGCCATTGAGGCTCTTCCTGCAAAGATTTCTTTTATTAGAAAGGTGGAGGTAGGTCTTAATATAAATGGCGATGAGACATGGGATATAGCCCTATATAGTGAATTTGATTCTTTGGAAGATGTAAAAGCCTATGCTGTACATCCTGAGCATGTTGCTGCTGCTAAACTGTTAGCAAATTTAAAAGAGAGCAGAGCATGTGTAGACTATGAGATTTAATATTTATTAATCAAATATCTATAATAATGAAAAAGTTTTTAACCTTAATCCTGTTGTTTACGCTAACCAGCTTTACGTGGGTTAGTGCACAAATGAAAGATCCAGTTCATTTTGAAACTAGTTTTAATAAAATCTCCAATACTGAAGGAGAGCTAGTTTTTATAGCTACTATTGATGCTGGATGGCATGTTTACTCTACTGACTTAGGTAGTACTGGTCCTACTGAAGCTGCTTTTCATTTAGAGAAAAATGCCGGTATAGAATTATTGGGCCAATTAAAAGCCGAAGGTAAAGAAATAGAGCAATTTGATAATGCTTTTCAAGCTGTATTGCGCTATTATGAGAAATCGGTAAAATTCATTCAAAAAGTAAAAATTACAAATCCAGAATACTATATTGAAGGGTATTTGGAATATGGAGCTTGTGATGATCAATCTTGTTTACCACCTTCCCAGGTTGATGTTAAATATGGAAATTTAGAGAAAGCAACTGCAGCACAACCTTCTAATTCAGCTGTAGACAACTCTACTCCAGCATCTCCAATACAAGAGTCTAGTATTGATAACTCGCAAGATGCAGAGGGTGTAAGTCAAGCTGTACCATCTGCTATTCAAGGCAATTCAGGTAGTATTGATTTATGGAAACCTGTAATCAAAGAATTAAATGCATTTAGCGATCATGATAGTGCCAAGGATAGAACTCTCTTTTATATTTTTATTTATGGATTTCTGGGAGGTCTAATTGCTTTACTAACTCCTTGTGTATGGCCTATTATTCCAATGACTGTTAGTTTCTTTTTAAAGAGAAATAAAGATAAGAAGAAGGGAATTAGAGATGCTGTTATTTATGGGATATCTATTATTGTTATTTATCTCACATTAGGTCTCGCTATTACTTTGATTTTTGGTCCAAGTGCATTAAATGCGTTATCTACTAATGCTGTGTTTAATATTTTATTTTTCTTGATGTTGGTTGTTTTTGCAGCATCCTTCTTTGGTGCTTTTGAACTTCGTTTACCATCCAAGTGGAGTACAGCTGTAGATAGTAAAGCCGATCAAACAACAGGCTTATTAAGTATTTTCTTAATGGCTTTTACATTAGCACTAGTTTCTTTCTCTTGTACTGGTCCTATAATTGGTCTGTTACTTGTTGAAGTAAGTACTACGGGTAGTGTAGTTGGACCAGCTGTAGGTATGTTTGCCTTTGCTTTGGCATTAGCCTTACCTTTTACTTTGTTTGCTTTATTCCCTTCTTGGTTAAATACTTTACCAAAGTCGGGAGGGTGGATGAATGTGGTGAAAGTTTCATTAGGTTTTGCGGAGTTAGCTTTAGCTTTGAAATTCCTATCCGTAGCAGACTTGGCGTATGGCTGGAGAATTTTAGATAGAGAGGTATTTATCGCTCTTTGGATTGTGATATTTGCTTTATTTGGAATGTATCTATTGGGTAAATTAAAGTTTGCTCATGATGATGACAACAACAAAGTAGGTGTATCACGATTCTTTATGGCATTAGTACCTTTAGCTTTTTCTGTTTATATGATACCTGGTTTATGGGGCGCTCCATTGAAGGCTATTAGTGCTTTTGCTCCTCCAATGCATACTCAAGATTTTAATCTGTATGATGGTGGTGTTGAGGCTAAATTTGATGATTATAATCAAGGAATGGAGTATGCTCGTCAACAAGGTAAACCTGTTATGCTCGACTTTACGGGATATGGTTGTGTAAACTGTCGTAAAATGGAGTTGGCTGTATGGACTGATCCTACAGTAAATCATTTAATACAAGATGAATATGTTTTGATAACCTTATATGTTGATAATAAAACGAATCTATCAGAACCAATAGAAGTTGTTGAAAACGGTAAGACTAGAAAATTAAGAACGGTAGGAGATAAGTGGAGTTACTTACAGAGGGTTAAGTTTGGCTCAAACTCTCAGCCTTTCTATGTGTTGATTGATAACGATGGCAACCCATTGAATAGCTCTTATGCATATAATGAAGATGTTGATGCTTACGTTAATTTCTTGCAAGTAGGATTGAAAAACTATAAGAAAAACAAGTAATACTATTTAAGATCTGCTAGCAGATTGATAAATATAGAAGTTAGGAAGAGGCTGTATCTTAGGGTGCAGTCTCTTTTTTGTTTTGGCTTAAATAGAAT is part of the Bacteroides coprosuis DSM 18011 genome and harbors:
- a CDS encoding Stress responsive alpha-beta barrel domain-containing protein (InterPro IPR013097~KEGG: bfs:BF3034 hypothetical protein~PFAM: Stress responsive alpha-beta barrel~SMART: Stress responsive alpha-beta barrel~SPTR: Putative uncharacterized protein;~IMG reference gene:2504106502~PFAM: Stress responsive A/B Barrel Domain): MVKHIVLFKLKEDAPLNEKKEVMNQFKKAIEALPAKISFIRKVEVGLNINGDETWDIALYSEFDSLEDVKAYAVHPEHVAAAKLLANLKESRACVDYEI
- a CDS encoding Protein-disulfide reductase (COGs: COG4232 Thiol:disulfide interchange protein~InterPro IPR003834~KEGG: bth:BT_0186 thiol:disulfide interchange protein DsbD precursor~PFAM: Cytochrome c assembly protein, transmembrane domain~PRIAM: Protein-disulfide reductase~SPTR: Thiol:disulfide interchange protein dsbD;~IMG reference gene:2504106503~PFAM: Cytochrome C biogenesis protein transmembrane region) — translated: MKKFLTLILLFTLTSFTWVSAQMKDPVHFETSFNKISNTEGELVFIATIDAGWHVYSTDLGSTGPTEAAFHLEKNAGIELLGQLKAEGKEIEQFDNAFQAVLRYYEKSVKFIQKVKITNPEYYIEGYLEYGACDDQSCLPPSQVDVKYGNLEKATAAQPSNSAVDNSTPASPIQESSIDNSQDAEGVSQAVPSAIQGNSGSIDLWKPVIKELNAFSDHDSAKDRTLFYIFIYGFLGGLIALLTPCVWPIIPMTVSFFLKRNKDKKKGIRDAVIYGISIIVIYLTLGLAITLIFGPSALNALSTNAVFNILFFLMLVVFAASFFGAFELRLPSKWSTAVDSKADQTTGLLSIFLMAFTLALVSFSCTGPIIGLLLVEVSTTGSVVGPAVGMFAFALALALPFTLFALFPSWLNTLPKSGGWMNVVKVSLGFAELALALKFLSVADLAYGWRILDREVFIALWIVIFALFGMYLLGKLKFAHDDDNNKVGVSRFFMALVPLAFSVYMIPGLWGAPLKAISAFAPPMHTQDFNLYDGGVEAKFDDYNQGMEYARQQGKPVMLDFTGYGCVNCRKMELAVWTDPTVNHLIQDEYVLITLYVDNKTNLSEPIEVVENGKTRKLRTVGDKWSYLQRVKFGSNSQPFYVLIDNDGNPLNSSYAYNEDVDAYVNFLQVGLKNYKKNK
- a CDS encoding Uridine kinase (COGs: COG0572 Uridine kinase~HAMAP: Uridine kinase~InterPro IPR006083:IPR000764~KEGG: bfs:BF3035 uridine kinase~PFAM: Phosphoribulokinase/uridine kinase~SPTR: Uridine kinase;~TIGRFAM: Uridine kinase~IMG reference gene:2504106501~PFAM: Phosphoribulokinase / Uridine kinase family~TIGRFAM: uridine kinase); translation: MFPENCSNKHKCTLFVSKYKTYQMLIIGIAGGTGSGKTTVVRKIIESLPAGEVVLLPLDSYYKDSSHVPVSERQNINFDHPDAFEWSLLAKHVGILKEGKAIEQPTYSYLTCTRQAETIHIEPRNVVIIEGILALSNKKLRDMMDLRVFVDADPDERLIRVIQRDVIERGRTAEAVMERYTKVLKPMHLQFIEPCKRYADLIVPEGGSNQIAVDILTMFITKHLTWPEE